One Tomitella gaofuii DNA segment encodes these proteins:
- a CDS encoding RidA family protein: protein MSTAKTESGGTVVEGKATPRGRFPHVKVVGDLVFVSGTSSRRPDNTFEGVEVDEMGSTALDIKAQTRAVIENIRDILAEVGAELSDVAQITTFLVNMNDFRGYNEVYGQYFDEAGPTRTTVAVHQLPHPHLLIEIQAIAHKPQGR from the coding sequence GTGAGCACGGCGAAAACCGAATCCGGCGGCACCGTCGTCGAGGGCAAGGCCACGCCCCGCGGGCGCTTCCCGCACGTGAAGGTCGTCGGCGACCTGGTCTTCGTCTCCGGCACCAGCTCTCGCCGCCCCGACAACACCTTCGAGGGCGTCGAGGTGGACGAGATGGGCAGCACCGCCCTGGACATCAAGGCGCAGACCCGCGCGGTGATCGAGAACATCCGCGACATCCTCGCCGAGGTCGGTGCGGAACTGTCGGACGTCGCCCAGATCACCACCTTCCTGGTGAACATGAACGACTTCCGCGGATACAACGAGGTGTACGGGCAGTACTTCGACGAGGCGGGCCCCACGCGCACCACCGTCGCGGTGCACCAGCTTCCGCATCCGCACCTGCTCATCGAGATCCAGGCCATCGCGCACAAGCCGCAGGGCCGCTGA
- a CDS encoding 3-hydroxyanthranilate 3,4-dioxygenase, protein MTNIPPVIDFQGWIKDHEHLLKPPVNNQMMALGDDFIVQVVGGPNERYDYHFEPYEEWFYQIRGDIHVNVMTEDGPHRVDIREGETWLMPSWIPHSPQRPDPDSIGLVIERVRKEGTLERFQWYCEECHAKVHEVELQVRSLVDDMPPVFENFHNDIDARTCPQCGALHPGKG, encoded by the coding sequence ATGACGAACATCCCCCCGGTCATCGACTTCCAAGGCTGGATCAAGGACCACGAGCACCTGCTCAAGCCGCCGGTGAACAACCAGATGATGGCGCTGGGCGACGACTTCATCGTCCAGGTCGTCGGCGGCCCCAATGAGCGCTACGACTACCACTTCGAGCCGTACGAGGAGTGGTTCTACCAGATCCGCGGCGACATCCACGTCAACGTCATGACCGAGGACGGCCCGCACCGCGTGGACATCCGCGAGGGCGAGACGTGGCTGATGCCGTCGTGGATCCCGCACTCGCCGCAGCGCCCCGACCCGGACTCCATCGGGCTCGTCATCGAACGGGTCCGCAAGGAGGGCACGCTCGAGAGGTTCCAGTGGTACTGCGAGGAGTGCCACGCCAAGGTGCACGAGGTGGAGCTGCAGGTGCGCAGCCTCGTCGACGACATGCCGCCCGTGTTCGAGAACTTCCACAATGACATCGACGCTCGCACCTGCCCGCAGTGCGGCGCCCTGCACCCCGGAAAGGGCTGA
- a CDS encoding 2-hydroxymuconic semialdehyde dehydrogenase, with amino-acid sequence MTAQPEQWIRNYVDGGFVDPDPTRAFPAIDPAAGTAYARVHEADEDLVDRAVRSARAALDAGWADSAVSARAALMRKVADRIEERFDEFVAAEIADTGKPITQARKLDVARAPMNFRAYADVVSAAGQDSFITETADGGRALNYAVRKPLGVVAIIVPWNLPLLLLTWKVAPALMSGNAVVVKPSEDTPATASLLAEVMDEVGVPRGVYNVVQGFGADSAGAFLTGHPGIDGVTFTGSSATGTHVMKTVAPRVRPVSLELGGKNAAVVFDDVDLGEAIDGLSRSIFTNTGQVCLCTERVYIQRGIFDDVAAGLVERAEKLRLGPPTDFDTTTGPLISQKHREKVQHYMDLAVQEGAQVITGGGVPRMEGGLAGGSWIEPTLWTGLTNDARVMREEVFGPVAGLVPFDSEDEAIRLANDTEYGLAAAVWTNDLRRGHRVAQKMNVGMSWVNTWYLRDLRSPFGGVGLSGIGREGGEAALHFYTEPTNVCVAL; translated from the coding sequence ATGACCGCACAGCCTGAGCAGTGGATTCGGAACTACGTGGACGGCGGTTTCGTCGATCCGGACCCGACCCGCGCGTTCCCGGCGATCGACCCGGCCGCCGGCACCGCGTACGCGCGGGTCCATGAGGCGGACGAGGACCTGGTCGACCGCGCCGTGCGCTCTGCGCGCGCCGCGCTGGACGCCGGCTGGGCCGATTCCGCGGTGAGCGCGCGCGCCGCCCTCATGCGCAAGGTGGCCGACCGCATCGAGGAGCGGTTCGACGAGTTCGTCGCCGCCGAGATCGCCGACACGGGCAAGCCCATCACCCAGGCGCGCAAGCTGGACGTTGCCCGCGCGCCGATGAACTTCCGCGCCTACGCCGACGTGGTCTCGGCCGCCGGGCAGGACTCGTTCATCACCGAGACGGCCGACGGCGGGCGGGCGCTCAACTACGCGGTGCGCAAGCCCCTCGGTGTCGTCGCGATCATCGTGCCGTGGAACCTGCCGCTGCTGCTGCTCACCTGGAAGGTGGCGCCGGCGTTGATGAGCGGCAACGCCGTGGTGGTCAAGCCCAGCGAGGACACGCCGGCCACCGCGTCGCTGCTCGCCGAGGTCATGGACGAGGTGGGCGTTCCGCGCGGCGTCTACAACGTGGTGCAGGGCTTCGGTGCGGACTCCGCGGGCGCGTTCCTCACCGGCCACCCGGGCATCGACGGCGTGACGTTCACCGGCTCGTCGGCCACGGGCACCCACGTGATGAAGACCGTCGCGCCACGCGTGCGCCCGGTGTCGCTGGAGCTGGGCGGCAAGAACGCCGCCGTCGTGTTCGACGACGTGGACCTGGGCGAGGCGATCGACGGGCTGTCCCGTTCGATCTTCACCAACACCGGGCAGGTGTGCCTGTGCACCGAGCGCGTCTACATCCAGCGCGGCATCTTCGACGACGTCGCCGCCGGGCTGGTCGAGCGTGCGGAGAAACTGCGTCTGGGCCCGCCCACCGACTTCGACACCACCACCGGCCCGCTCATCTCGCAGAAGCACCGCGAGAAGGTCCAGCACTACATGGACCTCGCCGTGCAGGAGGGGGCGCAGGTCATCACCGGCGGCGGCGTGCCCCGCATGGAGGGCGGACTGGCCGGGGGCTCGTGGATCGAGCCGACCCTGTGGACCGGCCTGACCAACGACGCCCGCGTGATGCGCGAGGAGGTGTTCGGCCCCGTCGCCGGCCTGGTCCCCTTCGACTCCGAGGACGAGGCGATCCGCCTGGCCAACGACACCGAATACGGCCTGGCCGCGGCCGTGTGGACCAACGACCTGCGGCGCGGCCACCGCGTCGCGCAGAAGATGAACGTCGGCATGTCCTGGGTCAACACCTGGTATCTGCGCGACCTGCGTTCGCCATTCGGCGGCGTGGGCCTGTCCGGCATCGGCCGCGAGGGCGGCGAGGCGGCGCTGCACTTCTACACCGAACCCACCAACGTGTGCGTGGCGCTGTGA
- a CDS encoding 2-keto-4-pentenoate hydratase, which yields MSDTTTDAGVDALARRLDDAQTSRTETPSIEAGQPLDVDTAYRVQEALVGLRTGRGERVVGVKLGFTSKAKMAQMGVSDVIVGRLTDAMQVRDGGGTDLTAYIHPKAEPEVAYRLARDVDLDDPDEDILGAVDAVAPAIEIIDSRYLDFKFTYADVVADNTSAAGFAVGTWSPMRSAADLDVRLSVGDEENAGTTAAILGDPEQALHALLDMCRRRRIPLKAGYVVLAGAATAALPLGESEARCAVAGLGEVSLKGERK from the coding sequence ATGAGCGACACCACCACCGACGCCGGCGTCGACGCGCTGGCGCGCCGGCTCGACGACGCGCAGACCTCGCGCACCGAGACCCCGAGCATCGAGGCCGGGCAGCCGCTCGACGTCGACACCGCCTACCGGGTGCAAGAGGCGCTCGTGGGCCTGCGCACCGGCCGCGGCGAGCGGGTCGTCGGCGTCAAGCTCGGCTTCACCAGCAAGGCCAAGATGGCCCAGATGGGCGTGTCCGACGTGATCGTCGGCCGCCTCACCGACGCGATGCAGGTCCGCGACGGCGGCGGCACCGACCTGACCGCCTACATCCACCCCAAGGCCGAGCCCGAGGTGGCCTACCGCCTGGCCCGCGACGTGGACCTGGACGACCCCGACGAGGACATCCTGGGCGCGGTCGACGCCGTCGCCCCGGCGATCGAGATCATCGACTCGCGTTACCTCGATTTCAAATTCACCTACGCGGACGTGGTGGCCGACAACACCTCCGCCGCCGGGTTCGCCGTGGGCACGTGGTCGCCGATGCGCAGCGCCGCCGACCTGGACGTGCGCCTGTCGGTGGGCGACGAGGAGAACGCCGGCACCACCGCCGCGATCCTCGGCGACCCCGAGCAGGCGCTGCACGCGCTGCTGGACATGTGCCGGCGCCGCCGCATCCCGCTCAAGGCCGGGTACGTGGTGCTCGCCGGCGCGGCCACCGCGGCCCTGCCGCTGGGGGAGTCCGAGGCGCGGTGCGCCGTCGCGGGACTCGGCGAGGTCAGCCTGAAAGGAGAGCGCAAGTGA
- a CDS encoding alpha/beta hydrolase gives MTARTPPDREAHVIDPRIEALYNVRRTVTPDVFDANMAAYRARSDDAVRGLAGHRDLVYDAASGQQLDVWAPGTAASPRPVFVVIHGGYWRALSRHDTAFMARALADHGIATVTVDYGLAPDTRLHEIVRQVRAAVAWVHRHGGAYGLDTGRIVVGGSSAGGHLTGAVMTPGWQEETGVPRDAVRAAMPISGLFDLRPLVHASPNEWLSLSPDDAAALSPALQPTVGSYLPPAVIAVAEHDGEGFLEQSRRFHETWSRRADAKLLTIPGRNHYDVFLDLADPSTDLFQALTGLFATTAGAAAAPAVRAGSAS, from the coding sequence ATGACTGCCCGCACACCGCCGGACCGGGAGGCGCACGTGATCGACCCGCGCATCGAGGCGCTCTACAACGTCCGCCGCACCGTCACCCCCGACGTGTTCGACGCCAACATGGCCGCCTACCGGGCGCGTTCCGACGACGCGGTGCGCGGCCTCGCCGGCCACCGCGACCTCGTCTACGACGCCGCGAGCGGGCAGCAGCTCGACGTCTGGGCCCCCGGCACCGCGGCGTCCCCTCGCCCGGTGTTCGTCGTGATCCACGGCGGCTACTGGCGGGCGCTGTCCCGCCACGACACCGCGTTCATGGCCCGGGCGCTGGCCGACCACGGCATCGCCACCGTCACCGTCGACTACGGGCTCGCCCCCGACACGCGGCTGCACGAGATCGTCCGCCAGGTGCGCGCCGCCGTCGCCTGGGTGCACCGTCACGGCGGCGCATACGGGCTGGACACCGGGCGGATCGTCGTCGGCGGCAGCTCGGCGGGCGGGCACCTGACCGGCGCGGTGATGACGCCCGGTTGGCAGGAGGAGACGGGCGTGCCGCGCGACGCCGTCCGCGCCGCAATGCCCATCAGCGGGCTGTTCGACCTGCGCCCGCTGGTGCACGCGTCGCCCAACGAGTGGCTGTCGCTCAGCCCGGACGACGCTGCCGCGCTCAGCCCCGCTTTGCAGCCCACCGTCGGCTCCTACCTGCCGCCCGCCGTGATCGCGGTGGCCGAGCACGACGGCGAGGGCTTCCTGGAACAGAGCCGGCGCTTCCATGAGACCTGGTCACGCCGCGCCGACGCCAAGCTGCTGACGATCCCGGGACGCAACCACTACGACGTGTTCCTCGACCTGGCCGATCCCTCCACCGACCTGTTCCAGGCGCTCACAGGCCTGTTCGCGACGACCGCCGGTGCCGCAGCGGCCCCGGCGGTGCGGGCCGGCAGCGCATCCTGA